A genomic window from Silene latifolia isolate original U9 population chromosome Y, ASM4854445v1, whole genome shotgun sequence includes:
- the LOC141634278 gene encoding uncharacterized protein LOC141634278 isoform X2: protein MNSGDAEDPRADLKKPFLHTGSWYRMNPTASGTGKDPMTSGSTIFLGSRQSSIFGSVTNLRDSAVSIVFCVLVVALGPIQYGFTCGYSSPTQSAIIKDLDLEVSEFSMFGSFANVGAMVGAIASGQISEYIGRKRSLMIAVIPNVIGWLVISFSKNVSFLYMGRLLDGFGVGTISYTRDRIKAQARMKQLADGHRSERKFGVGDWVWLKLQPYRQMSVQQRANQKLAHKYSSPFQLKEFRGTLPIAIHIPKWLQGRPADQILQPAAILDRRTVKFQNGAQVQYLIQWEGFAEFEATWEPALAFEAKYPDFVIPGVNN from the exons ATGAACAGCGGCGATGCGGAGGATCCTAGGGCCGACCTCAAGAAACCTTTCCTTCATACCGGAAGCTGGTACCGTATGAATCCTACCGCTTCCGGTACCGGTAAAGATCCCATGACTAGCGGGTCAACCATATTTCTTGGCTCTAGACAATCTAGCATTTTTGGCTCCGTTACTAATCTCCGTGATTCTGCTGTCTCTATCGTCTTTTGCGTTCTTGTTGTCGCCCTTGGCCCCATCCAATATGGTTTCACC TGTGGGTATTCATCACCAACTCAATCCGCAATCATTAAGGATCTTGATCTTGAAGTTTCAGAG TTCTCTATGTTCGGATCATTTGCGAATGTGGGAGCAATGGTTGGAGCAATTGCTAGTGGACAGATTTCTGAATACATTGGGCGTAAAAGG TCTCTGATGATTGCCGTGATACCAAACGTTATAGGATGGCTTGTGATATCCTTTTCCAAA AATGTCTCATTCTTGTACATGGGACGACTGCTCGATGGTTTTGGTGTTGGGACTATTTCATACACG cgggatcgcatcaaagcACAAGCTAGAATGAAACAGCTAGCAGATGGGCACAGGTCAGAAAGGAAATTTGGGGTGGGAGATTGGGTGTGGCTCAAACTTCAACCATATAGGCAGATGTCTGTACAACAAAGGGCTAATCAGAAGCTAGCTCATAAATATTCAAGTCCCTTTCAG TTAAAGGAGTTCAGGGGAACATTGCCCATTGCTATCCACATCCCTAAATGGTTACAAGGACGTCCAGCTGATCAGATATTACAACCAGCTGCAATCTTGGACAGAAGGACTGTTAAATTCCAAAATGGAGCTCAAGTCCAGTACTTAATTCAGTGGGAAGGCTTTGCAGAATTTGAAGCTACATGGGAACCTGCCTTGGCATTTGAAGCAAAATATCCTGACTTTGTCATTCCTGGAGTTAATAATTGA
- the LOC141634278 gene encoding sugar transporter ERD6-like 6 isoform X3 → MNSGDAEDPRADLKKPFLHTGSWYRMNPTASGTGKDPMTSGSTIFLGSRQSSIFGSVTNLRDSAVSIVFCVLVVALGPIQYGFTCGYSSPTQSAIIKDLDLEVSEFSMFGSFANVGAMVGAIASGQISEYIGRKRSLMIAVIPNVIGWLVISFSKNVSFLYMGRLLDGFGVGTISYTVEARIGQVAYKLKLPATTQIHDVFHVSQLKEFRGTLPIAIHIPKWLQGRPADQILQPAAILDRRTVKFQNGAQVQYLIQWEGFAEFEATWEPALAFEAKYPDFVIPGVNN, encoded by the exons ATGAACAGCGGCGATGCGGAGGATCCTAGGGCCGACCTCAAGAAACCTTTCCTTCATACCGGAAGCTGGTACCGTATGAATCCTACCGCTTCCGGTACCGGTAAAGATCCCATGACTAGCGGGTCAACCATATTTCTTGGCTCTAGACAATCTAGCATTTTTGGCTCCGTTACTAATCTCCGTGATTCTGCTGTCTCTATCGTCTTTTGCGTTCTTGTTGTCGCCCTTGGCCCCATCCAATATGGTTTCACC TGTGGGTATTCATCACCAACTCAATCCGCAATCATTAAGGATCTTGATCTTGAAGTTTCAGAG TTCTCTATGTTCGGATCATTTGCGAATGTGGGAGCAATGGTTGGAGCAATTGCTAGTGGACAGATTTCTGAATACATTGGGCGTAAAAGG TCTCTGATGATTGCCGTGATACCAAACGTTATAGGATGGCTTGTGATATCCTTTTCCAAA AATGTCTCATTCTTGTACATGGGACGACTGCTCGATGGTTTTGGTGTTGGGACTATTTCATACACG GTAGAGGCAAGAATTGGCCAGGTTGCTTACAAGCTCAAGCTACCTGCTACTACACAAATacatgatgtctttcatgtatcaCAGTTAAAGGAGTTCAGGGGAACATTGCCCATTGCTATCCACATCCCTAAATGGTTACAAGGACGTCCAGCTGATCAGATATTACAACCAGCTGCAATCTTGGACAGAAGGACTGTTAAATTCCAAAATGGAGCTCAAGTCCAGTACTTAATTCAGTGGGAAGGCTTTGCAGAATTTGAAGCTACATGGGAACCTGCCTTGGCATTTGAAGCAAAATATCCTGACTTTGTCATTCCTGGAGTTAATAATTGA
- the LOC141634278 gene encoding uncharacterized protein LOC141634278 isoform X1, with the protein MNSGDAEDPRADLKKPFLHTGSWYRMNPTASGTGKDPMTSGSTIFLGSRQSSIFGSVTNLRDSAVSIVFCVLVVALGPIQYGFTCGYSSPTQSAIIKDLDLEVSEFSMFGSFANVGAMVGAIASGQISEYIGRKRSLMIAVIPNVIGWLVISFSKNVSFLYMGRLLDGFGVGTISYTRDRIKAQARMKQLADGHRSERKFGVGDWVWLKLQPYRQMSVQQRANQKLAHKYSSPFQVEARIGQVAYKLKLPATTQIHDVFHVSQLKEFRGTLPIAIHIPKWLQGRPADQILQPAAILDRRTVKFQNGAQVQYLIQWEGFAEFEATWEPALAFEAKYPDFVIPGVNN; encoded by the exons ATGAACAGCGGCGATGCGGAGGATCCTAGGGCCGACCTCAAGAAACCTTTCCTTCATACCGGAAGCTGGTACCGTATGAATCCTACCGCTTCCGGTACCGGTAAAGATCCCATGACTAGCGGGTCAACCATATTTCTTGGCTCTAGACAATCTAGCATTTTTGGCTCCGTTACTAATCTCCGTGATTCTGCTGTCTCTATCGTCTTTTGCGTTCTTGTTGTCGCCCTTGGCCCCATCCAATATGGTTTCACC TGTGGGTATTCATCACCAACTCAATCCGCAATCATTAAGGATCTTGATCTTGAAGTTTCAGAG TTCTCTATGTTCGGATCATTTGCGAATGTGGGAGCAATGGTTGGAGCAATTGCTAGTGGACAGATTTCTGAATACATTGGGCGTAAAAGG TCTCTGATGATTGCCGTGATACCAAACGTTATAGGATGGCTTGTGATATCCTTTTCCAAA AATGTCTCATTCTTGTACATGGGACGACTGCTCGATGGTTTTGGTGTTGGGACTATTTCATACACG cgggatcgcatcaaagcACAAGCTAGAATGAAACAGCTAGCAGATGGGCACAGGTCAGAAAGGAAATTTGGGGTGGGAGATTGGGTGTGGCTCAAACTTCAACCATATAGGCAGATGTCTGTACAACAAAGGGCTAATCAGAAGCTAGCTCATAAATATTCAAGTCCCTTTCAGGTAGAGGCAAGAATTGGCCAGGTTGCTTACAAGCTCAAGCTACCTGCTACTACACAAATacatgatgtctttcatgtatcaCAGTTAAAGGAGTTCAGGGGAACATTGCCCATTGCTATCCACATCCCTAAATGGTTACAAGGACGTCCAGCTGATCAGATATTACAACCAGCTGCAATCTTGGACAGAAGGACTGTTAAATTCCAAAATGGAGCTCAAGTCCAGTACTTAATTCAGTGGGAAGGCTTTGCAGAATTTGAAGCTACATGGGAACCTGCCTTGGCATTTGAAGCAAAATATCCTGACTTTGTCATTCCTGGAGTTAATAATTGA